Part of the Mytilus edulis chromosome 9, xbMytEdul2.2, whole genome shotgun sequence genome, ataaagaaatatactTTGATTCAAGCTACTACGTTTTGTTCAGCCAGTAGTGACTTAGATAAACACAGAAATGTCGCTTCTGGTTAGGTTAAACATTGTTCACttggttttgattttatataaataattacacGCAAGAATTtgctttaaacaaaatatttgattatttacaaaaacagttaacaacatagatttaaataaattatatacctgatatttttgtatttaattttattttattgagaCACTATGTGCAACTTAGTTAGTTTAACCTTGTCATATTTCCTCAGGTCATTGGAttctattatcttttaaaaaatgtataataattatcAATCAATACCAGCTGGTACGTCATACAAAATTAATCAGAAGATCTAATAGTTTATTTTAGTTTTCCCCTAATAGAAAATGGCATCCAAATTAGTATATATAGCTGTGCTGTGattattgtggtttttttttcaacaaaaaactAGATAAGTAAATGATTGGTGGGTTTGTGCTCACCAAATTGTTGGCAGCTTTTGTGTAAGGAGTACTTCcctattaaaaaatttaaacacgGACGAGCGTAACGTTTCAAATGGTATATGAAAATTACATACGATGCAGCTGAGTGGATTGCACTACAtttacttagaaatgaaaagttgacAAATGGAAAGTTGAAATTATCACGTTTGTAATAAAGTCTAGTTTGAAATTGTTCATCTGTGTCAATATCTATGAATTTATGAAGATATGATGCAGACAGTTTGATTTCTAGGGTATCCTTAATCTGAAGTTCAATGGAAAATCTGAAGAGAAAGCACTGAATAATATGTGCTTTACTGAATGATAAAATATATGACAGTGAAATAATGAACTTTGAACATCTTTTCGTATTCGGATGAAATAGTTGTGTTACtgatgtatatttaatattttaaaggtGAACGTCatataaaaatttaccaaaaaattgtggtacaataaacaaaaaaactttccACCAAATACGACAAGTTAGCAACTATTTCCCACCGTACAGGCCTCGACTATGACCTAAACAATTTCGCATGACAAACttaaatagattgaaaaaaaaaaccttcaaagaTGAGATGCCAGGcctaatttataaataaaataataaacgaaaatgaaatatgatatacaTCCACATACGAAAAGCACTGATTAAAAAGTGGCTAATTAAGTGACAAAACATCATCAATATGtctaaaagttaaatatgaattttgcacattatttttatcttttagtaTTAAGTAAAACAGTTGTGTTATTGATGTACTAGCATGTTAAGTGTGAACTTGACATAatttcttttagaaaatgttgCAATATGGCAGAAGGTAAACTTTCCACATAGTGGTTAACAATGTCACCGTATAGTTCTCGACTATTAGCTAAACCATTCTACATGGCAAGCTATAAAAGATTCCGaatgacaaataaaaaatcttatttaaataAGATAAACAAGGTTTTGTTTATgtgcaaaacaataaacgaaaaaaaaccaatgtGATTCACAGCCGtaaacgatacacactgaatttAAAAAGGTTCCGGATTGGGCACAGATAGACACGTATATATTGCGAGATTAAGACTATTAACAGACCCCTAATCCTCTTTTTGACCTGGCATAGTGATGAAATAGCTGAAAAAGCTATTTAAATAAGTTGAAACGGCTTGACTAATTAGATCAACAACATACCCTTAGCCTGTCCCTGGACGACTAGGGTAATTATATACAGGAAATATTTAGGAATAAAACTTTTATATGTCTTAAAAAAATGATCGACAACAAACGACTAAACACAAATTAACGACCTAAGAGTATTCATTGATACTGAAACATAATTTAAAGACAACTACAACTTATCAAATTATATTAGACTAAAATATATGTCAGTACGGAGCGAATTGGTTCAGTTTCGTTTTTTAGCATGTACAAGGAAACCAAATCACATCAATATTATTCACAGAGTGTATTACTGATTAAAAACAGTGATAAAAACATCTATCCTCGTTAACAGAATGCTATAAGGAATAATGGTTTATCTTGTAGATAATTCTTTTTACTGATCAAACCAGAAAGACAAGCCATGTTTTTTTCAAACGTGTAACGTCACTGCAACCTTTTTGTTTCTATTCGATATCTATATAAACACAACCCTCTACTTCTTATATTCAGATCAGTGATGAGATTAGGCTTTCACACATGGTATATTCCATACAATATGCTGtcatagttgtttgtttttatagtgattaaaattataatacaatgttcACTGCTAtatcttaattttatatatttttttacctattttgtctgtttgttgtaCGCACACaaaatttttcaatatatatggaATAATATGCGACAatcataaaagtgcgaggtttagctagttataaaaccaagtttgatttctcattttctacataaaaatatgcttgtacaaagtcaggaatatgacagttgttatttgtttgtttgaagtTATTGCGCTTCTGACATTTACATTTGATATTGGACTTTCCGTTCAGAACTTTACTTCTTATTTTATCTTATACAAATAGTGTTCAAGGGTTGTTAGAATAAAAGCTAACACTTAGCGTTATGGTCATCATCATTTTAAGTACTGAGATAAAAGATTTAACTCACTAGCAACTGTATTCTTTTCATTATTATAACATTTAGGGTTGGCATGGCGGATGGTACCTTCTTCGCAGATAGTAGGATACGTATTGTTTTTCAACTCGTCAAGCCTCGTCTTTTATTAGTTCAAACGATTACTTCAATATTTGTCTGTTACCTTTATTTGTCTTCTGCATTTATCAATGGAATTTGAGTTTTAGTAAACTACTATTGACTTTTTACTCATAACTCGAAGAACTTTCCTTAAGAGCATGAAATAAATATAGGCCAGTTGATCGATTTCAAACTTTGCAAGACTACTGCAAATGTTAGTAaatatcgataaaaaaaaaatcattataaaaattatcaatatatttagacggatacaatttttttttacaaaggagTATGACCACGAAGTGTTAAAGACGTCCCTGTCTCAGAAATTGACGAAATTACTGCAGTAGGATCATTTACTATCCTATTTATttgagagtatcaccagcccagtagccagtacttcggtactggcatgaaaatacggctgttttgtgttattaaaatttgctgttacaaaatgttagaaattattataaattaaggaatgtacatgtatctccctcatgcaaagctctgattcctttcacggatttggcaatactttttggaccttttggattatagctcttcatcttttatataagcttttggatttcaaatattttggccacgagcatcactgaagagacatgtattgtcgaaatgcgcatctggtgcaggaaaattggtaccgttaatgttattactagtGTTCATAAAATGATAACCATTAGACTTGTAACTGTGATTGTTTTATTTTCCAGGGTGTCAGAAAAGACCAAGGTACAACGGTATTTTAGCCATTTGTGAGTAACGTTAATAACTTGTTTTCATTAACGTTCtagtaattttaaaacaatttccctaaaagaattttttaacaaaatatcaaatgaatctcgtccaaatatgttgttttttttaactttattaacAGAAACTTATTTATATTATGATTAAAGCTGCACATAATCgcttcacttttacaaattttgtatgAGTGACCCGTATACTTGTTTTCTGTATTGATATTCACAAACAAAATGCTATAGCCTAgcatatattaaattaaaagtcATGCATGATTTTAAAACATAAAGAATAAATGTTTATAATGGTCACAGGGACTTAAAATGGAAGCTTTAAAGTATCTTGGCGAGCAATACAGTCGTAAAAATGTATGAGGATAGTTGATCACACCACATCGTCTTATTTGTATATAGAAAGAAACCCCGTGATTAACTTAAAAACAGAAAAGTGTATTTTCTAGTAAAGAAGTAGTGGCCGCcgacaaaaatatgatttttttaccataataaGAAATAACAATATACATAGATATATTTTAGATAGAAAGGATCCACCtaatttcacttttattttttgtcaccTCACAGGGCCAATATCGGCACTTCGTGTCCATACTCCTTGTAGCTGTGACGTATAGAAGTATTCTTTGAGGTGTCCAGTAGATAAGATGTTACAACCTTAATTTGTCggttaattaaaatttttaaactgaaTATTGAGAGCACAACTATCCTAAACGATtggataaaaaattaaaatacagaCAATAtgtatatcaaacaattatttgtATATGACGCACACTTAATTTTGGCAATTTCCTTTCTAAGGGAATGGTCATGCGCtctcaaacatgtttaatccgTATGTGTCTGTTATTTCAAATATTGTCGTTGGTCATTATGGTTTTAACATTAATAATAATTTACCTTAATTAGGCCTGTATTTTTTTTCCATGCTACAACTTTGCTTTCTAGGACGATTTTCAACGTACCATACGTTTCGGTGTTTGATCTACCCCGAACGATCTGTTGTGACATGTGTTATACGTACTCGTATTTTTTTCAATGGTATTTGTGCTACTAGTATCTGTCAATGCATTCCTTTGATAGTTAAATTTAAAATACTAGCACCCCATATGCAATATCCTAGCGTAAAAtactattgtattgtattgcatATTATCCATATTAATCCGTGTTTGAGACACGTAAATATTTAAAAGTCACCAAAAGAAATGGCGATTTAGTCGTGAATTTGGTTTCGATCATTGATAGTTCAAAATCTATTAATCGAGAATAATTTGTGcatatatatctatttaaactttatataacaTAGAACTATAACCCAATAAAAGAATACAAGTATTTCACTTAGAAAAGAAGATATAAAAATCGCTGAACAGAAGTTTCAAATGAGTATTTAAACTTTATAAACGACCTTGCAATTGAATAGAATTTATTAGATATTGAATATTACAGtataaaatcaaaatggcgaTTACGCATTCGATGAAAGAGGTACAAATTCTTTTTGGATATCAGCTTTGTGAGAGTGAAATTGAAATTAAGTGGAAATGTGTCAACTGAAATATTATTTCGGTGTAGTTTTTATTGAATTAAACTGTCAAGAACATTTTGATCATACCTGTGTGCATGTGTTGCATTGTTAAACGTTGTAAGTGCATTACTACTATTCACAAGGGACAATAAGCAATCGATGAGAAGAGTTATAAAGctgatttaaacaaaatgagCGATTCGGAGAGTATGCTGAGCGACTTAACCTTGTCGGATGGTGTGCAAGGGATATGCAGTTCACAGACATTTGGATCAGAGAAAAGAGATCCGAAAGAAAACCGGAAGGAGCCTTCTATCAAAGTAATTAGACATGTTACCAAAGGTATTAAGAGTTTTACCTCATTGATAAAATATTCCCATGATTCATTGTGGCTTGGAGATGATAAATTTGATGTCATAAAGCACGTGAAACTGACTGGAGACAATATTCAGGTTATTTCACAGATCGGTATTCCTGTGTATGACATTGCAGTTACTTCCGACAACAATCTTCTACTATCATTGCTTGGTGAAACAAAGCTTAGATTGTTTAATGTTAACACGGGACAAGGGTCAGATTCCCGATACAATGTGGCTTCAATGTGTACGTTTGGAATACATGTTACCAAGGATCAGAAAGTCATCATTGGAGCAGATAGTACACCATTTCTACATGAATGTCGTAAGGTAGTGATAGTTATGGATAAACAAGGGAACCGTCTAACTCAATATGAACATGACAATAAGAATAAACCTTTATTCACACTTCCTCATAGGATAACCAGCACCAGTAATGGTAACATCTGGGTGGTAGATCATGTAGAATTATATGGCAACGGTAGAGTGGTCATGCTGCAGCAGACAAGAAGCAACGTACAAATATACGATGGTCATCCCGATATAAACTCTCCGAACAAACCGTTTGATCCACAAGACATTCTAACTACACCCGAAGATAATATAATTATAACTGATCGTAATAATCATACACTGCATATACTGGACCATGATGGAGTAATTATAACATACATTAGAACTGACGATGTAGAAATAAGAGAACCATCTTCTCTGGCTCTGTCTGGACCAGGGTATTTCTACATAGGGTGTGAATTCTATATGAAGGGCGCTAACTACGAACATGTCAATGCAAAACTTTATGAAGTTCAGTATTCTGGatttgaagaaattaaatgaaaagttCAAAATCCATTGGTTTATTCTTTATAATGAGAAACATTCAAATTATTCGCTACCAATAagtaaattttttgttttgttaccaGCTTCACACATTATTTAATTTAGACAACTTATATGAATGAATTTATACATTAATTTTaagtatttgtttgattttttaagtACTGtggttcatttattttcgtgggtaccaacttTCGTGGATATTGAATTTCTAGGTTTTGCCAAAACTACATACAATCCTATAAGAATAtcaattcgttgaatatttaaattcgtagTTAACCTGTACTTACTAAATCCAAGACAATTGGTATCTAACTAATAACATTGATTCCACAATAGTTAAGTAAAGTGTTCTGATAAAAAGCGAATGCACAACAGatggttttttcatcaacatgagCATGCCAACAATATCTGAAAAAAGgtatttaatatttaaagaaatattttgcaatttttccGTAAAAGGACCATCTTCtatatttctataaaaatgtATCGATCGTCATTATTTACATTgctaaacaaagaaaaacatgcaaCAAGTTGAATAAAGAAACTTCCACGAAGGGTGAATTTTGAAGTAATAAACTACATTTCAAATTCATTGTTAAAAGCTTACATACAATTTCAATTCCATTTACTATACCTTTTATAAATATGATGTAATACTTTAGGTATATTATACCAGTAAAATATGTTCAGTCATGTATATATCTCATatcataataaatataaaatatttacatttgtatgaGGTAGATTgtgaaataattttttgaaaggatattttgttaaatatttgcaCAGATCAATTCATAATTTCTAATGAAAGAAATACCGATTTAATTGATTCGCAATTCCTATGAAACCATACCAAGTCGGAAGTATTTGTGATATGATGTACGCATGTAGTGTTTTTCACTTCCTAATTTTCTCTTTGAAACAATCcttccccccccaaaaaaacgcCAATTATTTAAGGAAATATCAAAATTTAGAGACCGTTATTGATCCGTGTGTTATACCCTGTCGCGCATTCTGAATCAACGTGTATACGAATACTAAAAAACAGGTTTAAAATAAGGCGTATGTACTTAATTTAAGTCACGGATCCGCGATGGTGCGGATGTTGTCTGGTTGCTTATATAAGTCATCGTCTGAACAATGATAATTTAGTTAGGTCACCGATCCAATAGGTCAAGTAGAAAACGAGAATACTGAAATGACAGGTAAATTTTAAATTGAGACGTCGTTAAGAGCAAAACGAAAGACTGTTTCAACCAACTACCATCCTTCCTCCGTTTTTATGTCAATAACTTTGATATGAGATTTgcagaataaagaataatgacagaaaacaaataatgaatacagaaaaaaaaagaaaaaattgaaagaaaaaagaagaatcGGAGTGAATAAAGAATAATCTAGTGCAAACATGGCGACGGAATGACGAATAATTTGgtgcaaaaaaaagaagaatttaacGGTATTTAGATACTGATTTCAGAAATGAACAACGTGTAGAATGAATAAGTCATATACTTCAGAGAATATTATAGAAAAATTACTTTCAGGAGCATTTTTTAGAATAAACATTATCTTTAAAGATAAGAAGAATGCCATAAAGCTTAACCCTTTCACGTTCCGCCAAATTAGACGTAAACTTATGGAAAGACACTATCAAAATTCATTCGCATATAGCATTCCCACTAAAGCTCACACAAAGGGTCCATTTGAAAGATAAttgattaaatatttcaaaacaaatgatatatccgaaaatttatctttttaagTCACGTGTTATCTGTCTAAAATCACGTGCCTTGCGGGAAAAaggtgaaaaaatacaaaattcttgCGAAAAAGGTTGTGTGGAGACTTTTTTTATGGGCTAATAGGATATAGTTTTGGTGTCAAAATAATGGCCAAAATCTGAGAGAAACAGCCAACTTGCCATTATGGTATAGTTGGCGGAAAAAACGTGATATATTCTTTCCAAATGTTGATGCCCGCAACATGCAACATAACAAATTTCAGCCGTTTTTTTCGTTCTAATCTAATCCTTGACACAAATTTCAGGCTAAATCATGTTCATTCAAGCAGACAATAGAATTTTGACTTTAAAAGTAGATTCAAAGAATAACCAATAATAACTTTGGTGTTTTGGGcccatgatgttttttttttttttttttttgtgtttaatttgAGTTTTGTATATATCCATGACtctctttttgaaattgaaagtaaagttaagttaagttacatttgatataggaaattttttttcacctcctcCAACAAAAGTGTTTTCGACATTTCCATAACCAGGCACTTCAGAAACAATGTTCttttacatctatttcaacttcgccaaaaaaaaatcatgattttttttggttttttttgtctctttttcaATTAGTTTGGTAAGAAATGACCACACGTTTAGAGTGAATTTCAAGTTGATGCTTGTGTTAGTACACTTTAAATCACTTGTTTAATTTGTGTACAAGTTTTTATCATACTATAAATTGGTTTCCTCAAAAATACTCggcttagttaaaaaaaaaaaggttatacaGCCCCCAAAATCAACAGTATACTCTACCATACTCTATGAAATTATtgtgttcaaatttaaaaaaaaaaaaaatggttttcacAGGAGAAAAAATTGTCTGTTAGTGGCGATTTGATACCAAATCGTACTCGGAAGAAGTTTAAGGCACCATGAATCACACAGCTGTGATATAGTGGATTGATTCGAGCCCTCAACCACTGCTGTACgtaaacaaatttcaaagattcaATACTTTACGCAAGCTAGTTGTCCCAAAACATAGCCTATCGGTACCAGAGTACCGATGGGAACGTGCAGGGGTTAAAAATTACTTAATTTAAGCATCGGAAAAATATTCGAAAGTAGTACCTTATAACCATAACACCTTGTATTGTTACTATGAATGATGTAATATTCTTGTATCATGGATGTGTAAGTTAATTGACTTTTCATTCCAATTTTGTGGTACTTTATTTGTGAAAATATATCATTCTTTAAAATGTATACGTATTGGCTACTGTATAGAAAAATCGccctttttattcattttttcatatttaagtcAAGCTAAgaattttgtaaatttacttgcttttgttttgattaattgttttgtttttattgaaaaatggcTTACAAATAATCAAGAACTTAACTTGACCTGTCTTGCAGGGAGAATATCCATACCATTTCTAAAGAAATATTGTGTACCTTACCATgcgaaatgaaacaaaatgtggTGTAAGGGAAATAACACTTAATAGCCATTTTTCATGAAAAGCATACGTTTTATATTGAATAGCGGTAAAGTTCTGTTGCctctatttaaaacaaaaacttgtTGCATCGGAACGcacacaaaaagaaaaaatatcactCATATTTTGCAACATTGTGTTGGCCATTTATAGTACTTTTGAATATGTTTAATCACACTGCATTATATGTCCAAATTGGAGACACATTTTAAAGATCTTTGGCTAAATGCATGCTAGTTTATAGCGAGAAAACCTTAAAATGTCATATTAGATTTCTTTGAAACAAACTAATACATCATCATTGGTTGTAAGACATTACCTTTCTTATTCAAAAAGCCCATTCTTGTCGCAATTTTATATCCGTAGTCAAAACaggtaccaaaaaaaaaatgatttttctgtTTGAAGAGAAATCTATTCAAAATTGTTAAACGAAAGGTTGTTAATGTTTTTATTGAAAGTAAAGACTTATTAAAATCGATATgactacacacaaaaaaaaaacaagatcacTTTATTTTATTCTGCGTAATAAAACAATAAAGCTAAAATCGGTTgaaaatttatatactttatgaGGTTTGGGGTGCATCATACATAGATTTATAATATCCATAATCAGCTTTTGAGAATGATTGTAAATCCTTAATGTAGTCTTAGAATCCCTGGACAGGATCATAAGATCTGACAAGAGGGAAGTATTTTTAGTGAAAGTTAAATCGGTGTTTGCAAAGTCTATTCAAAAGGCACAAATACCCTTGGGATGCCAGCTTTGTGATAGAGGAtctaaaattcaatgaaaatgtGAAAACTGTGAATTATTGCTGTGTAGTAAATGTAAATCCatctatttgaaaattgaaaatgccAGAAATCATAAGATTATTGATATCGAGGAAGTGTGGCCGCTAGATGATTCTGAGACAAACATCAACATCAATGAATTAACCTGTCTAGAACATAGCAGTCTCAACTGTGTGTTATATTGTATACCTTGTGAAGAATTCATCTGCATTAAGTGTGTTACTAAAATTCAGAACGGCCATGATGCAGTCGATGAAGACGAATACAAAGCTGAACTTTATACACTGCTAGAAATTCAGAGAGAGACAGAAATTAAACTGATCAAATTAGCCCTGTCGAGGTTTGCGCCAGGAAAAGTCAAAATACACCAATTTGCAGTAGAAggcaatgaaataaaaagaaaacaaagtgCTAAAGTAAGAGCTATTTCAACACAGACTTTACAAGTCATTTACTAGTTTGATGGTTCAGTGTGGATAACAGACGGTGTAAATAAAACATTGAATCATCTGAAACTGACAAACGATATTGTACAGGTCATATCAATGACCCATACCCATGTATAttgcattttattaaaaaaaaaaacaactttgtattgagtttttaaatttattaaaaaaagacatgTCTTAAATCATCATTATTTTACATATGAAAAAGAAATGGGATTCATCATCCATAACTTTGCACTTATTACAAAGTCCTTTAGGGCGTGGAATATTTTTAAATCTTCCAGTTTCAATAACGAGCTGatgatcacttattctaaatttgcATATTAGTTTTCTTGTATCAAGATTAGGGAATGTCAAATAAAATTCTTGTTTATAttcagtttttttattttcttaagcAATAGAAGTTTGCTATTTTGGTCGAGAGatgatattttattgtcatatgttTCTTTATATCTTTGCTGAAATTCATTGCTATagtattttttactcaaattCTTACAGTCTACGTTTTTGTTTGTAGTAACATCTTTGAGTTGGCTAATATTATTATCAGACCTTATATGATTAACATATGAGTACCATGAGTATATACCTTGACCATGAAGTGATTTAGAAAGGGAGTAACACTCTTTAAGTAAATCAGATGAGTTTTTACTCACAAGTCAGTCTTCATAGTAAAGTGAGTGTGTGGCAATGAAAGAAAAAAGGGGGAATATTCCTAATTCAGATCTTCAAGCAATATTACTAGCATACTTCTCAACTCCAagttttaatttacaaaacttattgtgatttttttttcaggaagATTCTTATCTATAAAACTGTGTTTATACAAAGGAGAATTATTTTTTCTGGCTCTAACAACTGCATTATAGATTGATTTGTACACATCCATATACCAAATTTCACAATTGTATGTAAGAATAGGACGAACCAAAGAATCTAATAAATGCACAGACAGGGACAACAAACCACTAGTTACATTTCCTCGCAGAATAACAAGTACTAATGATGGTAACATATGTGTGATAGATAAGTTAGACCAATCGCACAGAGGTAGAGTGGTTTTCCTGGGACAAGATGGCAACATCCTACAAATTTACACCGGTCACCCCGACGTTAACTCTAATAACACTCCATTTCGACCTACTGGAATGCTAACAACACCATCAGATAATATTGTTGTGGAGGATTTTGGTTATTATACACTACATATACTTAACTGTAATGGAGTAATTATAACATACAGTAGGACTGATGATTTAGGTATAATGAAGCCATTTTCGCTGTTTTTATCTAGACCGGGACATTTCTATATAGAGTGTGCTTCTCCAAATGCCTGTCAAGATTGTTTCAAAGCTAGACTATATGAGGTGATGTACACAAATGCAAGTCTAG contains:
- the LOC139490163 gene encoding uncharacterized protein: MSDSESMLSDLTLSDGVQGICSSQTFGSEKRDPKENRKEPSIKVIRHVTKGIKSFTSLIKYSHDSLWLGDDKFDVIKHVKLTGDNIQVISQIGIPVYDIAVTSDNNLLLSLLGETKLRLFNVNTGQGSDSRYNVASMCTFGIHVTKDQKVIIGADSTPFLHECRKVVIVMDKQGNRLTQYEHDNKNKPLFTLPHRITSTSNGNIWVVDHVELYGNGRVVMLQQTRSNVQIYDGHPDINSPNKPFDPQDILTTPEDNIIITDRNNHTLHILDHDGVIITYIRTDDVEIREPSSLALSGPGYFYIGCEFYMKGANYEHVNAKLYEVQYSGFEEIK